AATCCAGAAGTCGATCGCTACATCCCCTCTAACTATACCAAAGACAATTTTGAACAAAAATTTGATAACAAAAAAGCTTTGCGAGAGCGTCTTCTGCTCCGCCAAGATGATAAACCCATCGTTGCTTACATTGGTCGTTTAGATAATCAAAAAGGCGTACATCTTGTTCACCATGCAATTTATTATGCCCTGAATAAAGGAGCGCAATTTGTATTGCTAGGTTCGGCAACAGAACCAGGAATTAATGCAAAATTCCAGCATGAAAAACAATTTTTAAATAGCAACCCAGATGTCCATTTAGAACTGGGCTTTAACGAAGAATTATCTCACCTAATTTATGCAGGGGCAGATATGATAGTTGTCCCTAGCAATTACGAACCCTGTGGCTTAACGCAAATGATTGGCTTGAAATACGGCACTGTACCTATTGTGCGCGGTGTTGGCGGTCTAGTAAATACAGTATTTGACCGCAATTACGACGAGAATGTACCGCCAGAAAAGCGCAATGGTTATGTGTTTTATCAGAGCGATAATCAAGCGCTTGAATCAGCAATGGAACGGGCAATTGATTTGTGGAATTACTCTCCTGACGAGTTCCGCGAATTAGCTATTCAGGGTATGGAGTATGACTACTCATGGAATATTCCAGGCAGTGAATATGTAGAGATTTACGACTGGATAAGACACAAGTGGTAACTTCAATTCGCTTGAATTTGGCTACATGATGATATGGGGACGCGGAGAATAATTTGTAGCCAGCCGTGTAGTTGATACTGTACCGTTATCTAAAAACTAGATAAATAAAAAGGTGGCAAAGCCGCCTTTTTATTTGCTTAAATTTTATGTAGCGCTCGTTACCACTGGCAAAAGCTAAAAAATAAAATGCCTTGTTGTTGAATCTTGGGATTAAAGCGAGGCGGAATCTTAGCTTTAGCTTTTTGTATCATAGCCACTATCACCAAAGGCTTGCTTAATACAACAGTCAATCCGATCTGATGTACAAGACTCTATGTAGCCAATTTTGCTCACCCTTTTGACTCAGTATTGGTTCACAAGATTGGTGAGTATATATTTTATCCAAATTAGGAAATTTTGACTTTGCCACTGCTGGTATCAAGCTATCTAATTACGAAAATAGATACTTTGCTTTTTATGTAATATTTATGTGGTAAATATTATTTAATATATTGAATTTTAGCTATAGTTCACTGGTTAAAAATATCAAATTTATTAGCTGAAACCACGGAGTAGCTATTATAACTTTATCTTTTATTTGCAGAATCTAGATAATTCTTTATTATTTTTATATATAATTTGAAATATTACCTGCTAAATTCTATTGATACTTATTGATAAAGCTGCACTACCATAATTTTTATAAATAAGTTCTCTGCCTGTTAGAAAAAATTTATTTAGTAATTAATGGATATATTTAATGCATTGTAGTCAATGTATTAATTACTAGATATTGCAGAGAATTTATTTTATTTAATTTTGTAATCATCTAACCTTTTATCGGATAGTTACATTTTTAGTGACTATCAAGTCATTCATGATTTTTATAAAAACAAAATGAAAGTAGAAACCAGAAAATATTCATATCAACTGTCATCTCTACAGCAAGGAATGCTGTTTAACAATCTGGTTGCTCAAAAATCAGGAGTAGATATTGAGCAGATGATGTGTGTAGTATACGAAAAAATTGATTTTTTTGCATTTCAACAAGCATGCGAGAAAGTTGTAGAAAGACACGCAGTTTTGAGAACTAGCTTTGATTGGGAAAGTCAACGAGAACCTCAGCAATATGTGCATCAAAAAGTAATAATTCCTCTGGAACAGCAAGATTGGTGTGACTTGTCTGACACAGAACAATCAACTAAATTGCAAGCTTATTTGCAAAGCGATCGCACTCTTGGCTTTGAGTTAAATGTCGCGCCATTGATGCGCCTTGCATTATTTCAGCTAAGAGAATCTGTCTACCAATTTATTTGGACTTTTCACCATGCTTTGTTAGATGGTCGTTCCTTGTCAATCATTATTAAGGAAGTGTTCGCTTTTTATGACGCTTTCTGCGAAGGCAACGACCTACAACTTCCCCAACCACGTCCTTATCAAGACTATATCGCATGGCTACAGCAACAAGATTGGTCTAAGGCTGAAAGTTTTTGGCGGAACTTGCTCAAAGGATTTACCGCACCCACGCCTTTATTAGTAGACTCAAATCCGCGCGATCAAAGCGGTTTTGGCGAGCAAGCAATCCGACTCTCAGAAAAAACTACGGCGATGTTGCAGTCTTTAGCACAACAACATCAACTGACGCTGAATACTTTAGTACAAGGCGCTTGGGCAATACTTTTGAGTCGTTATAGTGGTGAAAGCGATATTGTATTTGGTGCTACAAGAGCCTGTCGTCATTCCTCTGTAGCTGGAGCTGAATCAATGGTAGGACTGTTGATCAATACCTTGCCAGTTCGAGTCAAGGTGTCAGGGAAAAAACCGCTTCTGACTTGGCTCAAAGAATTGCGATCGCAGTGGGTGGCTTTGCGAAACTATGAACATACTCCCCTAGTCAACGTGCAAAGATGGAGCGATGTTCCACCAGGAAAGCCCTTGTTCGATAGTATTTTGGTATTTGAAAACTATGAATTGAATTCGGCTTTACGTTCTCAGGGTGGCAGATGGCAAAACCTGGAATTCCGGCTAGAAGAACAGACGAACTTTCCTTTGACATTAGTTGGTTATGCAGATTCAGAACTGTTATTGAAACTCAAATACGACCAAAATCTCTTCGACAATGCCAAAATCGCTCGGATGCTGGGACACCTTGAGACTTTATTGTCCAGCATGGCAAATAATCCCTGGCAGTGTTTAGGAGAATTACCACTATTGACGACCGATGAAAAACATCAAATGTTGATGGAGTGGAATCATACACAAGCAGATTTTGAGGAGCAACTTTGTATTCATCAACTGTTTGAGGCGCAGGTAGAGCAGACACCCGATGCTGTAGCCGTCGTTTGTGGACAGGAACAACTAACCTACCAACAGTTGAACTGTAGAGCTAATCAGTTAGCCCATCACTTGAAGCAACTGGGTGTCAAACCAGGAGTGTTAGTTGCTGTTTATTTAGAGCGATCGCTAGAAATGATTCCGACGGTGCTAGGGATTTTAAAAGCTGGAGGTGCATACGTACCACTAGAACCCAGTTTCCCCAAGGCACGCATTCAATTACTGCTGTCTTCTCTAGAAATTAACTGTCTAGTCACCCAAACTTGGTTATTACCTAATATTCATGACCTAGAACTGGTAGCACTGCAACACTTAATCTGTTTAGATAAATCTGCACATACTGAATCTGTATGGCAAGTTGGACATCAGCAGGTATGGAATGGTTCTTATCTAGATTTACTACCTAGCAGAAATTTGCCTGCATCTGCCAATTCAAATGATATTGCCTATGTGATTTTTACCTCTGGCTCTACAGGCACACCAAAGGGGGTTGTGGTTCGTCATCGACCCGTTATCAACCTGATTGAGTGGGTTAACAAAACATTTAATGTTAATTCTGCTGACAGAGTTTTATTTATCACATCTTTGTGTTTTGACCTGTCAGTTTATGACATTTTCGGGTTATTAGCCGCAGGTGGTTCAATTCGGGTTGTCCCTAGCCATGATGTCCGAGATCCAGAAGCTTTATTGCACATTCTTTGCCATGAGCCAATTACATTCTGGGACTCTGCACCGCCTGCACTGCAACAACTGGCTGGCTTTTTCTCCAAGGTTCAAGAAAGTAATTGCCATCCCCAATTGCGGCTAGTATTTATGAGTGGTGATTGGATACCAGTCACACTGCCAGATTTACTTAAAGCCACCTTCCCAGGAGTAGAAGTAATTAGTTTGGGTGGCGCAACCGAAGCAACAGTTTGGTCTAATTATTATCCCATTGGCAAAGTCGAGCCATATTGGAAGAGTATTCCCTATGGTAAACCCATCCAAAACGCTGAATATTACATTCTTGATGATTACCTCAATCCCTGTCCCATTGGTGTTTCTGGGGAATTGCATATTGGTGGAGAATGTTTAGCCTCTGGCTATTTAAATCAACCCGAACTTACAGCCCAAAAATTCATTCCCAATCCCTTTAGCGATAAGAAATCAGCACGACTCTATAAAACAGGAGACTTAGCCCGCTATCTCAGTGATGGTAACATTGAATTTCTCGGTCGGATTGACCATCAGGTAAAGATTCGCGGTTTCCGCATCGAGTTGGGAGAAATTGAGAATGTATTGGCACAACACAATTGTGTACAGGAGACTGTAGTTATAGCGCGGGAAGATGAGCCTGGAAATAAGCGATTAGTAGCTTATGTAGTGGTCAATGGTGAGCCTAAACCAACGATGAATGAATTGCGGCGTTTTCTGCAAGAGAAATTGCCAGAGTATATGATTCCATCTGCCTTTGTAGCGATCGCCAAAATCCCACTGACTCCAAATGGTAAGGTAGACCGCCGTGCTTTGCCCATCCCTGACCAAAGCCGACCCGAATTAGAAAAAGCCTTTGTTTCTCCAAAAAACACCGTAGAAATCGAGTTAGCACAAATTTGGTCAGCGGTTTTAGGTATTGAGTCAATTGGAGTCAAAGATAATTTCTTTGAGTTGGGGGGAAACTCGCTACTAGCAGTCAAATTATTTACACAAATCGAAAAGAAATTTGGTCAAAAACTTCCCCTAGCTACCTTGTTCCAATCACCAACCATAGAACAATTAGCTAGCATTCTCAGTCAATCAAATACATCAGCTTCTTGGTCTTCTCTGGTAAC
The genomic region above belongs to Calothrix sp. NIES-2098 and contains:
- a CDS encoding amino acid adenylation domain-containing protein → MKVETRKYSYQLSSLQQGMLFNNLVAQKSGVDIEQMMCVVYEKIDFFAFQQACEKVVERHAVLRTSFDWESQREPQQYVHQKVIIPLEQQDWCDLSDTEQSTKLQAYLQSDRTLGFELNVAPLMRLALFQLRESVYQFIWTFHHALLDGRSLSIIIKEVFAFYDAFCEGNDLQLPQPRPYQDYIAWLQQQDWSKAESFWRNLLKGFTAPTPLLVDSNPRDQSGFGEQAIRLSEKTTAMLQSLAQQHQLTLNTLVQGAWAILLSRYSGESDIVFGATRACRHSSVAGAESMVGLLINTLPVRVKVSGKKPLLTWLKELRSQWVALRNYEHTPLVNVQRWSDVPPGKPLFDSILVFENYELNSALRSQGGRWQNLEFRLEEQTNFPLTLVGYADSELLLKLKYDQNLFDNAKIARMLGHLETLLSSMANNPWQCLGELPLLTTDEKHQMLMEWNHTQADFEEQLCIHQLFEAQVEQTPDAVAVVCGQEQLTYQQLNCRANQLAHHLKQLGVKPGVLVAVYLERSLEMIPTVLGILKAGGAYVPLEPSFPKARIQLLLSSLEINCLVTQTWLLPNIHDLELVALQHLICLDKSAHTESVWQVGHQQVWNGSYLDLLPSRNLPASANSNDIAYVIFTSGSTGTPKGVVVRHRPVINLIEWVNKTFNVNSADRVLFITSLCFDLSVYDIFGLLAAGGSIRVVPSHDVRDPEALLHILCHEPITFWDSAPPALQQLAGFFSKVQESNCHPQLRLVFMSGDWIPVTLPDLLKATFPGVEVISLGGATEATVWSNYYPIGKVEPYWKSIPYGKPIQNAEYYILDDYLNPCPIGVSGELHIGGECLASGYLNQPELTAQKFIPNPFSDKKSARLYKTGDLARYLSDGNIEFLGRIDHQVKIRGFRIELGEIENVLAQHNCVQETVVIAREDEPGNKRLVAYVVVNGEPKPTMNELRRFLQEKLPEYMIPSAFVAIAKIPLTPNGKVDRRALPIPDQSRPELEKAFVSPKNTVEIELAQIWSAVLGIESIGVKDNFFELGGNSLLAVKLFTQIEKKFGQKLPLATLFQSPTIEQLASILSQSNTSASWSSLVTIQPGSSAKQPLFLIHALGGNVIGYQTLVRYLGTEQPVYGLQAQGLDGKQTPHTKVEDMASHYIQEIRTVQPYGPYLLGGFSSGGTVAFEMARQLVAQGDRVALLAMFDTYSPSLYINNPSLLRTLYVYLLTFWRLRSTDRWNYFLAKLDWLRSMLTGKPSSKFDLWNEHSFTEDANPYNMALIEALKQATMADYIPQPYAGKVTLFTTKEVLRWCQFKLCRGWNEMAKQGVEIHEVPGTHLGMLGEPTVQILAEKLIVCLEQAQANNQVVSSFTFN